GAGCATAATGATCATGCGCACGTGCATACAAATCGGCATATTGAGGATCGGCAGTATCAAAACCTTTTTTGTGAGTATAGTAATTCCAGTTAAAAGCATAATGAGATGAAGCACCAAAATACAAGCCAGCATCTTTTGCAGCTTTCGACATTTCACCTAAAATATCTCGCTTTGGTCCCATATCAACAGAATTCCAACGAGTATAATTAGATTTATACATAGCAAAACCATCGTGATGCTCTGCCACTGGCACAACATATCTCGCTCCTGCCTTCTTAAATAAATCGACCCATTGCTTAGCATTAAATTTTTCAGCTTTAAACATCGGAATAAAATCCTTGTAACCAAATTCTCCAGGATTTCCATAAGTCTCTACATGATGTTTATAAAACTCACTTCCCTTTTCCTTAACAATCTCGCCATTAGGATTCCATTGTACCGAATCCATATACATCCAGCGAGGATACCATTCCGAGCCCCAGGCAGGAACACTATATGGCCCCCAATGTATAAAAATACCTAGTTTTGCATCCTGAAACCATGCTGGAGTTTGATACTTAGACAAAGAATTCCAATCCTCCTCAAATGGCTCTGAGTTTACCATGCTCGTTTTTTTAGTATTCGTGCAGGAAACAAAAAAAGCCACAACCAATAACATACTAACTATAAGTCTTTTCATTTGTTTAATTTTTTTCATCAAACACATCAGCAAGTTTAATACACACTTACATCTTGTTTAATAGTTCTTTATTAATTTGAAAAATAAGCCGAACCAGATAATATATTTAAGCAGAAAATACATTTCCGGCACAGCTTGTTTTAAAACTTAAAAAGTGTATAAATTCTTCGACAAAACTAATGTATCGGTTATATAAACTCAGATACAAACTATTGAGATAATAAGGGGGTTTTTCTTTTTCTAAAAGCTAAAATTTATAGCGAGGGTAATTTTAAAATATAAAAGGGGGATATTTTAAAACAAAAAAGAGAGCAACTACTATGCTGCCCTCTACTTTCTGTCTTCTTTTTTTAATCTTTATCCTTAGCCTGTTGTTCTCTATGCTGTCGAATATATTCCGATGGGGTTGTATCGAATTGTTTTCTAAAACACTCCCTAAAATATTTCATATCATTAAAGCCAACCTCATAAACCACATCGGTAACAGATAAGCGATCGAGTTTAAATAACTGCGCTGCTCGTTTTAATCTGATGGTACGTATAAACACATTAGCTGTTTGTCCTAAAAGAGCTTTCAATTTTTTATTGAGTATTGATTGACTAATACCTACCTCACGTCCTAACTGCACTACTGTAAATTCAGGATTGCTAATATTTTCTTCCACAACTTTTAATAGTCTCTCTAATAATTTTTCATCAATAGATGTGAAAGTAATTTCTTTAGGTTCCACCTCTACTTTTTTATTAAAATCACGTTTTACAGTTTTTCTTGCCTCTAAAATTGTATTAATCTGAGCAATTAAAACATCGATATTAAAAGGTTTTGAAAGGTAAGCCATTGCTCCTTCAGTTAATCCTGTTAGCTTATCTTCGTCGGTAGTTTTAGCCGTAAGTACAACAATTGGAATATGACAAACAGCTTGATCATTTTTAATCATATTACACATTTCAAAGCCATCCATTACAGGCATCATTACATCGGATATTATTACATCAGGATTATACTTTCTACAAAGCTCTAATCCCTCTTCACCATTAAAACCCTGTATACAATTAAATTTATTCTCCAGATTACTTTTAATTAGTGATTGTACATCGTAATTATCTTCAACTATTAAAACAAGAGGTTTATCATTTTTAAATTTAAGTTCCCGATTAACATCAGACATTGGTTTCTCTTGCTGGTAATCCTTAACAATTGTTTGTGTATTAACCAACGATTCGTGCACCTGAGTTGAAAAATCTTCTTTTTTAAAATGTAATTTACCTTTAGGCAGATGTATTGAAAAATTTGTTGCAATATTAGGATTACTCTCTACAGAAATTTTTCCATGATGCAGGTTTACCAAATTTTTAGCAAAAGCAAGTCCTATACCGGTGCCCGAAACTTTAGACAATTTATGACTTCCTGTTTGATAAAACCTATCAAATAAATAAGGAAGCTTATCTTTATTAATTCCGGGACCATTATCTTTTACTTCTATTTTAACCCATTCTTTTCCATCAACTTCCTCCTCGCCAACAATAATTACCACCTTACCTCCTTGTGGTGTAAATTTAAATGCGTTCGACAATAAATTAAACAATACCTTTTCGATTTTATCAAAATCGAACCACAACTCAACCGAAGGATACGTATTAATAAGTTCGAATCTTATATTCTTCGATTGTGCTATTTCATTAAAAGCATCGAACACCTGTTTTACCAAATCGATTACATTTCCTCTGGTAACTGCCAATGGCATTTTCCCTCTCTCGAGTTTCCTAAACTCCATTAGCTGAGTAATTAATCTATTTAGCATTCTAACATTCTTAATCATTAAAGAATAGTTTTTCTGCCTATACTCTTCGTCAACACGATCTTTTTTCGATATTAGTTTTTCCAAAGGACTTTGAATAAGTGTTAAAGGAGTTCTAAACTCATGAGAGATATTGGTAAAAAACTGCAATTTCATTTGTACCAATTCTTCTATTTTCTCCTGTTCAAAATGCTTCATCATTAGCTCATTTTTCTTGGTAACAGCAATCACCGAATATCTTCTAAAAAAGATAAGAAGCACAACAAAAACAATAACATATATAAAGAATGCGTAAATGGTTCGCCAAAAGGGAGGAACGATTTGTATATAAAGAACAGAAGGTTGGGTTGTCCATACTCCATCATTATTAGTAGCCAAGACTTTCAATTTATAATCACCTGGCGGAATATTTGTGTAGTTAGCTCTGGGTTCTACACTATTAACCATATTCCACTCAGTATCGAAACCTTCCAACAAATACTTGTAGTTAATTTTATCGGGCGCTACAAAATGTAAGGCTGTAAACCCCACCGAAAAACTATTTTGTGAATATTTTAATGATATTGTATCGGTAGAGGGCATTTCGTTTGGTAAAATAACATTCCGTTTGTATTCTTTTCCGGTTAAAATTTTCTCGTTTAATACAAATAGTTCATTAAATTCCACTTGTGATCCGTAAGGATTATCTTCAATTTCGCGAGGATTAAAAATATTAAAACCATTAACTCCTCCAAATACCATTTCTCCATTTTTTTTGGTGTAAGAGGCACATTCGCTAAATTCATAATCCTGCAATCCATCCGAAACACTGTAATTTCTAATCTCTTCCGACTCTATATTAAAACTAGTTAATCCTTTATTAGTTGAGATCCATAAGTTTCCAGAATCATCTTCCTCAATCCCTTTAATTACATCATTAGGTAATCCGTTCTTAGAAGAATAACGTTTAAATTTAAAATCATTACCATAATACTCTTTCAACAAACACAATCCTCCACCCATGGTACCAACCCAAACTCTTTGCTTACTGTCTAGGTACATATCCAACACATAATTATGTGCCAAAGAAGTAGGATCTCCAACTTTTCTTGTGGCCTTTAAAAAAACAGGATTAGGAGCTGATTTTTCGTTAAAAGGCAACATACATAAACCATGATCGGTACCCACAAAAATATTTCCACTAGCATCTTCCAGTACACTTCTTACTACATTAGATGCAATTGATCCCTTTCCCTCAGGAACATAATGATTTTTAACAATCAATTTATTTGTTTTCTGATCATAAGCAGTCCTATAAAGTCCAGCTCCATAGGTTCCAAGCCAAATATTACCGTCTTTATCAACTGCCGATGCAAAAACAGGATTCTGAACCAAATCTGGATAATACTCAACTGAAATCTTATTATCTGCTTTAAGACTTGCAATACCAACTCTATTTGGGTATCCAACACCTAATAATACTTTATTATTAACTCCGCCGGGAATAGAATCATAACAATACACATAATTTTGCCCCGAGTTATTATCAACATTTATATTAATAAAACCATTTTTAAAATTCCTTTTATTTTTAGCAGATAAAAATGAAATACCTCCACCCTCGGTTCCAACCCATAAATTGCTTAGTTTATCTTCATAAATTGCTCTAACTTTATTGTAGGCAATACTTCCCTCATTATCGGATCTACCAACACGATAGAATTTTTTCTCGTTTAAATCGAGTTGATTTAATCCCCCACCATTTGTTCCAACCCATAAAAGACCAGAACGATCTTCAAAAAGGTCGGTTATATTATTCTTGGTTAAGCTACTGGGATTATGATATTCTGAATTAAAATGATTTATCAATTTTAGTTCCAATTTCTTTTCATTCCATACAAATTGAAATAAGCCCCTGTTGTTACCACCAAAAACATAGTCTCTGCTCGATTTTAAAAATGAACTAAAGCTATAATTTTCAAGATGTTTTACCTTAATATCTTCTGGTTTATCAAAATCGTTAAAATAAAATATGCCTTGTCCACCTGAAATTAAGTATCCGTTTTTTGTTTTAACAATATCTTTAAATGGTCCGTAGGATATTTCTGTTAATTTATGTTCTTTAAGTTTTTTATCAGCCGTAAGCTTAACAAAAAATAAACCAACACCACTGCCAATCCATACTCTTCCCTTCGAATCTTCTTTTATAAGGTTTGCAGTTCTCATTCCTGCAATTACACTTCTTTTTGATATCGCTTTATCTGATGAAAATACAATACTATTAAATTTACCTTTTCTATATGCTTTAATATCAAAAATACATAAGCCATTAGGGGTAGCTATCCAAAGCTGTTCATTCGAATCTATCAGTACGTTTACAATTTTAGTATCCAAAATTATTTTATTCCCATTAACAGTTTCAGGAATCTTATGAAACTCTTCTTTTTTTCGGTCAAAAAACCATACCCCATTATCAGAAGTTCCTATCCAAAAATTACCTTTTGAATCCTCAACCATACAAAAAGGAAGATTACTATCAATAGGATATTCCATAGGGCTGGTACTTCGGTATTGTACGAAGCTCATTCCATCGTATCTATTCAATCCATCAACAGTTCCGAACCACATAAATCCTTTCGAATCCTGGAGAATAAAATTAATATCATTTTGAGAAAGACCATTTAGTGTAGTTAGGTGTTCAAAATCTGTCTGTGCTTTTGAAACTACACTCACAAAAAAAAGAAATACAAAGAAAAGAGCACGCATACAATGTAAATATTTCGTTAAGTTAAATTCTAAATGATTAATGTATAAAAAAAAATTCCCGACATCAAATATCGGGAAAATTAATCTTAACTATAAAAATTCGTGCTTAATATATATAATATTTTTAAATTATTTAATTTCGAAATTAATAGTTTTAGGAGTAGCAATACCTCTTTTTTCCAATCCTAATGCTGGCGAACTACCTCCTATTAAAATTGTATAAATACCTTTTTTAATTTCTTTCTCCCCTTTTTCGTTTATTTGTTCGAATTCCTTTGAAGAAAGTGTAAACTTTATTTTTTGATTTTCATCAACATTTAAATTTACTCTTTTAAAGGCAACTAATTTTCTAATGGGAGCAGATGTTCCCGCTCCAGGTTGCGATAGATAAACCTGAACAACCTCATCAGCCTTTACGTCTCCAATATTAGCAATGTCAACTGCAACATTTAAGCTCTCATTTTTCTTAATTTTTGCAGAACTTAATTTTATATTATCATATTTAAATTGACTGTATGATAATCCATAACCAAATGGAAATAATGGCTCACTTTTTAAGTATTTATAAGTACGTCCTTTCATTCCATAATCGTCATAAGGTGGCAATTGATCTATATTCATAGGAAAGGTTAAAGGCAATTTTCCTGAAGGAGAAACCTTACCAAAAATAATATCGGCAACAGCTGTTCCTCCCTCTTGTCCTGGATACCATGCCCACACAATTGCATCTGCCAAGTCGGCAACTTCGGGCATTATCATCGGACTGCCTCCTGTTATTACAGCAATTACGGGTTTTTTATTATCCTTTCTTAGCTTACGCAAAAACTCTACCTGGTTTTCGGGCAAATAAGGTTTAATTCTATCTCCTTTAGTTTCGGAACCAATAGCGTCGCCCTCTTCACCCTCGATTGTACTCGATATACCAAGTACAGCAATTATTGCATCAGCATTTTTTGCTTCACCGGTGGTCCAGTCAATGGGATTAATATTAGATCTGTATGGTAAACAACCTTTTTTGTAATTAATAGTTGTTGCAGAACTAACAGCGGCAGTAATTCCTTCTAAAATATTTACCAGACGATTACTCATACCATAATAATTACCCAACAAAACTTCGGAGTTATTCGCCTGTGGACCTGTTACATACAAATTTTTAATTGCAGGAGACAATGGCAATGCATTATTTTTATTTGTTAATAACACAATTGATTTTTGTGCAACCTCTAATGCCAAATCGCTATGAGCTTTACTGCAAATAACCTCTTCTCCAATACTATTATATGGGTTCATCTCAACAGGATCAAAAAATCCTAATTTAAATTTAGTTCTTAACAAAGCTTTCAATCGTTCATCTATAGTCTCTTCTTTCACAAGACCTTGTTTTACTGCATCCGACAAACTTTTATATACTTTACCACAATTTAAATCAACACCGCTATTAATTGCCAATGCAGCCGATTCAACTGCATTATTTGTTACTTTATGATACAAATGGAAATCAGAAATAGCTCCACAATCGGAAACAACATGTCCTTTAAATCCCCAATCTTTTCTTAAAATATTCTGTAATAAAAATGGACTTCCACAAGCAGGCTCGCCTAAAACCCTATTATAAGCTCCCATTACCGATTCAACATTAGCCTCTTTAACCAATGCTTCGAATGCAGGCAAATAAGTTTCATATAAATCTTTTCTCGATACAATTGCATCGAATTCATGGCGCAATGCCTCTGGTCCAGAATGAACTGCATAATGCTTAGCACAGGCAGCTGCCTTCAAATATTTTGGGTTATTCCCTTGTAATCCTTTTACAAAAGCAACACCTATCCTCGAAGTTAAAAATGGATCCTCACCATAAGTTTCCTGTCCTCGTCCCCATCGTGCATCTCTAAAAATATTGATATTCGGAGTCCAAAAAGTAAGTCCAGCATATTTTGCTCGGTTATTATTCTTAATTGAAATATTAAATTTTGCACGGGCCTCATCAGAAATGGCATTGGCAACTTTACCAGCTAATTCTGGATCGAAAGTTGATGCCAAAGCAATGGCCTGTGGAAATACGGTTGCTCTACCATTTCTTGCTAATCCATGTAAACACTCATTCCACCAGTTATATTCAGGAACCGACAAACGTGGAATGGCATCACTTTCATCAATTAATTGTGAGACTTTCTCATCAAGAGTCATTGCTTCCACTAAAGCATCAATTCTCTCTTCATGCGATAACTCATAATTGTACCACTCATAGCTCTCGTTTTTATTTTGAGCATAGGTAAGATTAATACAAAGCAAATAAATTACGATTAAAACTGATTTTAACTTCATTAGTTTACAATTTAAGATTAGGATGATAGCACTGCTTTAATTTCCATTATATACAGTATTTTAAATGTATTAAATGTAATTGCAATAAGAAAAAGCCAAAGCGTAAAATTAGCTTAAAAAAAGGGGGCATTTTATAAGTAAGATTTAAATTGGTCGTAAACCTTTAAAATTCCACCATTATAATAGGATAATAGTGCATCAAATTTATCACAAATCTATTGTATTTCTCTAATTCTAGTCATCTTATAATTTTCAAATTCTTTACTATTTTAAATCGGCCCTCAACACTCTTATTAAATACCCCCGTTAAGGTAAAACTGGTACAAGTATCTTTGTAAAGTGGCATAACAAGAAAAAATAATCTACACTCAATTAGAGAAAGCATAAAATATGTTAAAAATAAGATCTAAACCGGTGAGCCAACTCCTGAGCTCTTTTTCGATTCTACTTTTGATTTTTATTACAAGTGCATGTCAAAATTCTAATGATATAATCGACTTAAACTTTAACAAAGACTGGCTATTTAAAAAAGGAATAATTAAAAATGCCGAGCAAGTTAAGCTTGAAGATTCGGACTGGAGAAAACTTCATTTGCCTCACGATTGGGCTATTGAAGGGCCTTTTAGCAATGAAAATAATGCAAGAACAGGTGGTTTACCAGTTCATGGCACTGCCTGGTACCGAAAACATTTTACTATTAAAGAAAAACTATCTGATAAAATTATTTCTGTAGAATTCGATGGAGCCATGAATAATGCACATGTATGGGTTAATGGAAAATTTGTAGGAAACAGACCTTATGGATACATTGGTTTTGAATTGGATATCACTTCATTTATTAAATTTGGAGAAGATAATGTTATTGCTGTTAAACTATCACCAGAAGACCTTTCGGCAAGATGGTATCCTGGCGCAGGTATTTACAGAAATGTACGACTAAAAATCAATAATAAACTTCATATCCCACAATGGGGAACAAAAATTACAAGCTCGAATATTAACGAAAACAATGCAGATATAAACATTACAAGCTCGGTTTGTAATCAATCTAATAATCAGCAAACTGCAAAATTAAAAACAACAATTTTAGATAAAAATAAAAAAGAAGTTAGTACAACAACAAGCGATATTATAATACAAGCTAATACAACAGGTTATGTAGATCAGAAAATAAATATCAAAAATCCATTAAAATGGGATATTAAAACACCTCATTTATACAAAGCAATTAGCAAGATATACTCAAAAGGGAAATTAGTAGACTCTTTTGAAACGAGTTTTGGTATTAGAACAATTGAGTTTTCTTCAAAAAAAGGTTTTGAATTAAACGGAAAAACTGTAAAACTAAATGGAGTATGCATGCATCATGATTTGGGCCCACTAGGCTCTGCAGTAAACTATAGAGCTACAGAAAGACAAATGCAAATTATGAAAAGCATGGGTGTAAACGCTCTGCGCACCAGTCATAATCCTCCTTCTCCGGAACTATTAGAAGTTTGCGATAAACTTGGAATTGTAGTAATCGTAGAAGCCTTTGATGAATGGAAATTAGGTAAAGTACCTAATGGCTATAATAAATATTTCGACCAATGGCATGAGAAAGATCTTAGAGATATGATAAAAAGAGATCGAAATCATCCATCTGTAATTATGTGGAGTATTGGTAATGAAATACTGGAACAATCGAAGAAAGATGGCTGGAAAATTGCAAAAACACTTACTGATATTTGTCATGACGAAGATCCTACAAGACCTACAACAGCAGGTTTTAACTATTATCCTGCACCTTTCACCAATAAGTTGGCAAAATATGTTGATATAGTTGGAATGAATTACTGGCCATTAAACTATGAGGAAATATTAGAAAAATATCCCGACATGATTGTTTATGGATCGGAAACCTCTTCACAAACCAGTAGCCGTGGCGTATATCATTTTCCAATTGAAGCAGATGAGAAACATGAAACTAACCAAGTTTCGAGCTATGATGCAATTGTAGGGCCTCCATGGGCTTATCCTCCCGACGTGGAGTTTGAACAACAGGAAAAAGTTAGCCAATCGTTAGGAGAATTTATGTGGACAGGTTTCGATTACTTAGGAGAACCAACTCCATATGGCGGAAGAGATAATTCAACAAATGGATATTGGAATGACGACTGGCCATCAAGATCATCTTACTTTGCACCTGTTGATTTATGTGGATTCCCGAAAGACAGGTATTATTTATACCAAAGTCAGTGGACAAAAGAACCTATGGTTCATGTTTTACCACACTGGAATTGGGAGAATAAGTTAGGGGATACAATTCCTATTTTTGCTTACACCAATTGCGAAGAGGTAGAACTATTCGTAAATGGAAAATCTTTTGGTAAAAAAGTTAAAGGTATCGACTTAACACCTATTCCTGCGGAGTTTCATTTTTTCGAAAAAGGAACATATTATTCTAAGTACAGACTATCGTGGAATGTTCCTTACCAACCAGGAGAATTAAAAGTTGTAGGCTACAAAAATGGTAAGCAGCAAGCAGAAAAAACAATTAAAACTGCTGGCAAAGCCTATCAAATTAAATTAATTGCCGACCGCGAAAACATTTGTGCAAACGGTAAAGATTTATCTTTTATTACTGTTAGAGTAGAAGATAAAGATGGTAATTTATGCCCTAATGCCGATAATCTCATCCATTTTACTGCAGATGGAAATGGAACTATTGCTGCAGTTGGTAATGGCGATGCTACTTCGACCGAAGCATTTCAAGTAAATTACAGAAAAACTTTTCATGGTAAATGCTTATTAATCGTTAAATCGACCGAACAAACCGGAAGCATAAAGATTACAGCAAAATCTAAAAATTTACAATCTCAAACTATTACTCTTAAAACTACAAAATAAGTTGTTCCTTTTTTATATAGAAAGAGGGTGTCTAAAAATAAATAATTAGACACCCTCTTATTTGTATACCTACTGCTTATTCAGGCTATTCCTTTACTTCTATCGTTTGTTTTTTCCAAGGCACCAATTTCGACTGATAATAATTCAAATCCATAAATTCAAATCGTTCCTGCTGCTTACCCAAACGAACTTTATACTCATTCCAGGAATTATTTGCATCAGGCGACCAGCCCAATTCTGCATAACCCAACAGGCGCGGAAAAATAAGATATTCAATATCATCAATTGTTTCGATTGTTTCGGACCATAAAGGTGCTTCAATTCCAATGATATTATCTTTGGTAATACCTTCAACTTTACTTTCAAGAGTCCAATTGTATGCTTTATCTACTTCTAAATATCCAGCCCAATGCAAACCAAGCGGAGAAATGGAATCGTATTGCATATCCATATAAGCATGGTTTGCTGGCGACATTAAAACTTTCACATTTTGTTTTACCGCCTTTAAAGCATTTACAGGTTTAGTTTGCCAAAATTGAGCCACAGCACTTTCAGTAAGATCAGCAGCTGCAATATCTGCCCATCCCATTACTTTCTTGTTATGCGAGTGAACAATTTTTTGTACTCTTTCTATAAACTTAATATAATCTTTCTTTTTGGTTGCATGAGATTCATCGCCACCAATATGAATGTACTCGCCAGGAGTTATTGCTGCCAGTTCTCGAATTACATCATCAATAAATTTATAAGTAATTTCCTTATCGGTAGCCAAACTACTAAAACCAACTCTCGTTCCGGTGTAAAATTTTCGGGCTTTACCATCCACATTCAGTTCTGCATAAGAAGCCAAAGCCGCATTGGTATGTCCAGGCATATCAATTTCGGGAACAATGGTAATAAAACGATCTTGGGCATATTTAACAATCTCCTTATATTCTTCTTGAGTATAAAATCCACCTTTACCTCCACCAACTTGAGTACTTCCACCTATTTCGCTTAATTTTGGCCACGATTTAATTTCTATTCTCCATCCCTGATCATCGCTTAAATGTAGGTGCAAAACATTCATTTTATATGCCGCTAGATAATCGATGTATCTTTTAACATCAGTAAGCGAAAAAAAATGGCGAGCTACATCCAACATTGCTCCTCGGTATCCATATTGCGGATAATCTTTAATAGTACCACTGGCAATTAACCAAGGTCCTTGCTGAGTTTTTGCTGCTTCGATTTTAGCTGGCAACAACTGGCGAATGGTTTGTACACCTCTGAAAATACCTGCGGGAGAAGCTGCTTGTAATGTAATTTTACGCTCATCTATTTTTAGTTCGTATCCTTCGGCACCTAATTCTCTTTTATCTTCGGATATCAATAAAGTAATACCTCTGCTTCCTAAAGGATTTTTAAGTTCTTTTATTTTAGCTTTAAAACCTGTTGCGGGAGCAATTAAATTCGCAAAGTAGTTTGCAATTCCCTTCACTTCATCCTGATTAACTTGCACAAGAATATGGGTATTTTTAGTTAATTCGAAAGAACTGCCTGTTGCAGTTAAACTAGCAGGTTTTGGTATCAGGTTTTCTTTTGCCAGATCCTTAGGAACAGGTTTTTTACAGGATAATAACATGATTCCTAAAAAGAATGTAATCATTAAGGTTTTTAGTTTTATCATCTTGTTAAGTGTTGGTTAGTTGTATTTTCTTTATCACTTTCAAATTTAAGCAAACTACTATTTATCGTTCCAAATTAGAGCAGCCGCACCTAAAACTGCAGCGTCATCGCCTAATCCCGATGGCAAAAGACTAATCTTATCTTTATATAGAAAAAGAATATTTTTTTCCATAGCTCTGCGAACCGGATCGAATAACAAATTACCAGCTTTAGCCAAACCACCAAAAAAGAAAATTGCTTTCGGACTTGTTATGGAAGCAACATTAGCTAATGCTTCGCCTAACATTTTTCCAGTATATTCAAAAACTTCGAGAGCCAATGAATCTCCTTTACCAGCTGCTTCGGCAACCATTTTAGCAGTAAGCTGATTATATGGAATATCTCGTAAAGAGCTATCGTCCATTTCTTTTGCCAACATTTTATAAGCTGTTCTCTTTACTCCTGTGGCCGAAACATAGGTTTCAAGACATCCTCTTCTTCCGCATCCGCACTTTCTGCCGCCAGGTCGCATAATAACATGCCCTAATTCACCAGCAAAACCATCGTGTCCGTATAATAAATCACCATTAACAACAATACCACTCCCCAAACCAGTTCCTAGGGTAATAACCATATAATCGGTCATTCCTTTTGCTCCACCAAATATACGTTCCCCTAAAGCAGCTGCATTGGCATCATTAGTAAGCTTAACATCAACATTCATTCGTTTACCAATCAATCCTGCAATATCTAACTCACCTTCCCATCTTAAATTTGCAGCATTTTCTATTGTTCCTGTATGATAATTACCACTTGGCGCTCCAACACCTACTCCAATAAGGTTTAATTCCTCATCCAATTTTTTTATCGATAATTCAATAGCATCACATAAATCAGAAATATAATCTTCAAAATTCTCCTTATTTTGAGTGAGAATACTCCCATTACAATATGATTTACCATTTGAATCAATGCATGAGAAAACCGTATTTGTTCCTCCAATATCTATACCTATTGCTATATCTTTCATTTTAATATAATTATTATTTTATGATAACATAAAAGACAGCTATTCTATTATTTATATACTGCATTTTATATTCACACAAAAATAACATTTAACAATTTATTGTCTTCAATCGAATTACAAAACATTTGCCAGTAGTATAATTCTAATCACACACATACTTATTAATGATAAAAAAAAGGGCCGAAGGATTAAAAAAATCCTCCGACCCAGAGGTATTTATGTGTGGTACTTAAAACGGATTTTCCTCAACTGCTTTTTCGAGCTCTTGTGCCATTGCTACAAACTCGTCGGCAGTCATTTCTTTCATATAAACCAAACCATGAGTAGCTCTTACCAAAGGATGATTGTTTTCA
This genomic interval from uncultured Marinifilum sp. contains the following:
- a CDS encoding two-component regulator propeller domain-containing protein → MRALFFVFLFFVSVVSKAQTDFEHLTTLNGLSQNDINFILQDSKGFMWFGTVDGLNRYDGMSFVQYRSTSPMEYPIDSNLPFCMVEDSKGNFWIGTSDNGVWFFDRKKEEFHKIPETVNGNKIILDTKIVNVLIDSNEQLWIATPNGLCIFDIKAYRKGKFNSIVFSSDKAISKRSVIAGMRTANLIKEDSKGRVWIGSGVGLFFVKLTADKKLKEHKLTEISYGPFKDIVKTKNGYLISGGQGIFYFNDFDKPEDIKVKHLENYSFSSFLKSSRDYVFGGNNRGLFQFVWNEKKLELKLINHFNSEYHNPSSLTKNNITDLFEDRSGLLWVGTNGGGLNQLDLNEKKFYRVGRSDNEGSIAYNKVRAIYEDKLSNLWVGTEGGGISFLSAKNKRNFKNGFININVDNNSGQNYVYCYDSIPGGVNNKVLLGVGYPNRVGIASLKADNKISVEYYPDLVQNPVFASAVDKDGNIWLGTYGAGLYRTAYDQKTNKLIVKNHYVPEGKGSIASNVVRSVLEDASGNIFVGTDHGLCMLPFNEKSAPNPVFLKATRKVGDPTSLAHNYVLDMYLDSKQRVWVGTMGGGLCLLKEYYGNDFKFKRYSSKNGLPNDVIKGIEEDDSGNLWISTNKGLTSFNIESEEIRNYSVSDGLQDYEFSECASYTKKNGEMVFGGVNGFNIFNPREIEDNPYGSQVEFNELFVLNEKILTGKEYKRNVILPNEMPSTDTISLKYSQNSFSVGFTALHFVAPDKINYKYLLEGFDTEWNMVNSVEPRANYTNIPPGDYKLKVLATNNDGVWTTQPSVLYIQIVPPFWRTIYAFFIYVIVFVVLLIFFRRYSVIAVTKKNELMMKHFEQEKIEELVQMKLQFFTNISHEFRTPLTLIQSPLEKLISKKDRVDEEYRQKNYSLMIKNVRMLNRLITQLMEFRKLERGKMPLAVTRGNVIDLVKQVFDAFNEIAQSKNIRFELINTYPSVELWFDFDKIEKVLFNLLSNAFKFTPQGGKVVIIVGEEEVDGKEWVKIEVKDNGPGINKDKLPYLFDRFYQTGSHKLSKVSGTGIGLAFAKNLVNLHHGKISVESNPNIATNFSIHLPKGKLHFKKEDFSTQVHESLVNTQTIVKDYQQEKPMSDVNRELKFKNDKPLVLIVEDNYDVQSLIKSNLENKFNCIQGFNGEEGLELCRKYNPDVIISDVMMPVMDGFEMCNMIKNDQAVCHIPIVVLTAKTTDEDKLTGLTEGAMAYLSKPFNIDVLIAQINTILEARKTVKRDFNKKVEVEPKEITFTSIDEKLLERLLKVVEENISNPEFTVVQLGREVGISQSILNKKLKALLGQTANVFIRTIRLKRAAQLFKLDRLSVTDVVYEVGFNDMKYFRECFRKQFDTTPSEYIRQHREQQAKDKD
- a CDS encoding glycoside hydrolase family 3 C-terminal domain-containing protein codes for the protein MKLKSVLIVIYLLCINLTYAQNKNESYEWYNYELSHEERIDALVEAMTLDEKVSQLIDESDAIPRLSVPEYNWWNECLHGLARNGRATVFPQAIALASTFDPELAGKVANAISDEARAKFNISIKNNNRAKYAGLTFWTPNINIFRDARWGRGQETYGEDPFLTSRIGVAFVKGLQGNNPKYLKAAACAKHYAVHSGPEALRHEFDAIVSRKDLYETYLPAFEALVKEANVESVMGAYNRVLGEPACGSPFLLQNILRKDWGFKGHVVSDCGAISDFHLYHKVTNNAVESAALAINSGVDLNCGKVYKSLSDAVKQGLVKEETIDERLKALLRTKFKLGFFDPVEMNPYNSIGEEVICSKAHSDLALEVAQKSIVLLTNKNNALPLSPAIKNLYVTGPQANNSEVLLGNYYGMSNRLVNILEGITAAVSSATTINYKKGCLPYRSNINPIDWTTGEAKNADAIIAVLGISSTIEGEEGDAIGSETKGDRIKPYLPENQVEFLRKLRKDNKKPVIAVITGGSPMIMPEVADLADAIVWAWYPGQEGGTAVADIIFGKVSPSGKLPLTFPMNIDQLPPYDDYGMKGRTYKYLKSEPLFPFGYGLSYSQFKYDNIKLSSAKIKKNESLNVAVDIANIGDVKADEVVQVYLSQPGAGTSAPIRKLVAFKRVNLNVDENQKIKFTLSSKEFEQINEKGEKEIKKGIYTILIGGSSPALGLEKRGIATPKTINFEIK